Within the Glycine max cultivar Williams 82 chromosome 12, Glycine_max_v4.0, whole genome shotgun sequence genome, the region AACGGCATTGTACATGCTCTCCTCGGTCTGATACTCAGGAATCAAATGATAATACATAATCTGTTCGGGCGAACCCGGTTCACTTAACTGGTCCGTGGTTAACTTCGCCATGGCCTCGTCGTTTGGAGCCAACACCGTCAACACGTAACCCTCCGACACCAACCGTCCCATCTCCGTCGCCAGTGACGTTAAGTTTACCAGAATATCCGCCATCTCGTTGTAACCGCCGTAATGGAGAAGCGTGTGGATGAAGTCTTTTACTTGCTTCTCCCCATTGAAGTGGTGGCGGGGCCCCCCAGGCCCCGGCGCTGGCGCCGGAGCTAGCGAGGGCCCCGGCGCCATCGCGTCGTAGATCGGGAGCGCCGGCGGAGAACCCGCCGGCGATGCCGGCGCTGGTTTTTTTAACCTGTGGGTTCGCGGGTCGACCTCCGGGGAGGGTTCGGGTTTCACGGCCGCGATGGAGATCAGATTCCGGCGACGGTTGAATTCGTCTTGGACGGAGCGAGGGATTAGTAAAGTGTCGATGCCGTGGATCACTCCGTCGGGTCGGGTCACTGAATCCGGGTTCATGACCCGGGAAGAATCGACATTCCAGTGAGTCAAATTCAGGGACTGGAGAGTGAGGTGGTGGTTCGGAGCTAGCGTTCGGTGCCGGGTCGGGTTATTTGACCTACCCGGATTGCCCGTCCCGGTTAGGTATTCGGGTTTGATGATTCTTTTGGGGACGATGTGGGACAAAAGGAGAGTTTGGAGGGATTGGAGATTGCGGGGTTCGAGGAGGAAGCGCTTGAAATCAGGGTCGAGATCGCGTTCGAGGGCTTCATTTCTGGGAGCGAAGATGGTGATGTTGTTGTTCATCACGGTGTTCTCCAGCGTCTGCAAAAGCATGGCTTTTTCCACAAGCTCAGCTACTTCGGTGTAATGCGAGTCCAGCAGAGCGACGAGGATTGAGTTTGAGTTTATCTGACCCTGCGAGAGGGAGAATGTGAGGGTtgggaggaggaagaggaggatcGTGACGCCATAGATGCGAAAATACATGGCGGATTTATCTGTGTTCAGAGTTCAGACAGAACAGAGACAGTGCCTATGTTATGTATGTTCTGTAGCGGTGTGTTTGTGTTGGAGACaaaggttttttgtttttgtttattgttgagGTTGTTCATTAATGGATGTGGGTAAATCAAGGGGTGTCGGTTCCTTTGTAAAAATCATTGATGGCTTACGTGGCGGGGTTTGATTGGCTCTTTGAGGGGAGAGGGAAGTGAGAAACTGAGTTCTATTGGTGTGGGGTCCAGTAACCCCAACTGCTACCTGGCTCGTGAATAAATGAAGGATAGATAGATAAACCCGCTTTCATtattgtcaataatttttttttcttacaatctTCAAGTGTTTTGACTGTCTCTACTCtctactttctttctttccgcgcatttatttacttttcatgtttttgaGTGCATGTtatcagataaaaaaatacatttgagaaaagagaaattttgacaaaacattataatatttgtttttttttattaattgaatttgTATTAGATTAAATACATACAcaatatacaatatttttaactttaattcaAACGTATTCTAAATAAGTTGTAGAGTGAAGACCGTGAACACAAAgacactttttttaaattttatttttaagtagcTAGTTTTGGTGTGCATTTGATGGAAGACGAGGGttaataatatactttttaatatattctttaatatgtatatatatatatatatatattatttttagttaaaattattaaaaactactagtataaaatataaaaaaactcatcaaatagaaagtaaaattcacaaaattgtaatttttgataattttaattaataataacaaaaaatgtatttaatagtatatattagagaatatattattaacattcTTTTAAGATAAGTTGGTAATGTAAATATTATTGTCTGATTAGTGGATCTTCGACTTCGCGTATTGAAAAAGTGAGGATTAATTAGATGTGCTATAGTTTGCAATTAGCACGCAGAGaataagttgtttaattttttttattaagaataagTTGTTTATTAGATTGTGAGTATTGTGTGCGTTTAATATATGGATTGTCTATACCGtggaatagatgcattgaagcAATTATAAATAAGATATTACGACTTGTGAATTAAGAGTGGTGATGGGGCCCACTAGGCTTTGGGTTCCCTCATATGCTAATTGTGTTCAGGTATTAGCTGAGCTGTTCCTGTCCTCTAGAGACACTAATGTGTACGTACCATACAAACCAAGGAATAAAAAAGCTTGCAAAACTCTAGAAAGAAAGACATTTGGATTAATAGGTTTAAAAGGAAAGTTAATTAGACAAATGTTGAAgatgattgaaaataaaatagggGGATTCATAccctttttcttacttttttcctATAGTGATATAGCAATTAAGGACAAGTGTTCTATGTATGGAGGGTGACCTATGATGACCTATCCCCCACCAGCGGGCTATCAGTCTGTCTCTTGAGCTTtctttacttcatcttcacttttaTCTTCTCATCAATGTGAAGTTTGAAAAGAGGTAATAATCTTTGATTGATGGGGAAAGAATTCATAggtttattaattaaacataatgTTAACCTCacctttcaaaataaaatgaatgttaACCTCATTTGCATACATAATTTTCATGGATTCACTTGTCAAGTTCTCTCTATTATCTGACTTAATTACAACATGATATGGATGATAATACCACTCAATGAGTTAAATTTGttttcatataaatttcttGACTAATAGCATCAACTACATAGATCAAATGAAATATGAGATCATTGAACTTAAttagtatataaaatttaaatactgaTTATATTATCACGTTaaatatctaaaataaatatatgatgcTCATAatgatcttttcctttttaagtaTGATTTTTGTCCCTAATGGTGTGTGTGTTTTGAGATTGGTGAAATGGagtaaaaaggaaggaaaatttttaaaaattaatatgaattttaaccagtatta harbors:
- the LOC100790599 gene encoding fasciclin-like arabinogalactan protein 16 produces the protein MYFRIYGVTILLFLLPTLTFSLSQGQINSNSILVALLDSHYTEVAELVEKAMLLQTLENTVMNNNITIFAPRNEALERDLDPDFKRFLLEPRNLQSLQTLLLSHIVPKRIIKPEYLTGTGNPGRSNNPTRHRTLAPNHHLTLQSLNLTHWNVDSSRVMNPDSVTRPDGVIHGIDTLLIPRSVQDEFNRRRNLISIAAVKPEPSPEVDPRTHRLKKPAPASPAGSPPALPIYDAMAPGPSLAPAPAPGPGGPRHHFNGEKQVKDFIHTLLHYGGYNEMADILVNLTSLATEMGRLVSEGYVLTVLAPNDEAMAKLTTDQLSEPGSPEQIMYYHLIPEYQTEESMYNAVRRFGKVRYDTLRLPHKVTAQEADGSVKFGHGDTSAYLFDPDIYTDGRISVQGIDGVLFPPQEEDAGPVTRSKPAKVVVKQRRGKLLETACWMLGSFGQNSRFISCQ